From one Streptomyces sp. Q6 genomic stretch:
- a CDS encoding IclR family transcriptional regulator: MSQTVDRALSILPLLAEGPADLGQVADRLGVHKSTALRLLRTLHEHGLVFRQSDQRYRLGARLFALAQEAVENLDVREIAHPHLVELNEKVGHTVHLAVYEENEVLYIDKVESRYPVRMYSRIGKPVAITVAAVAKLLLADLSEAERRAIAEKLDYPLYTARSTPNAPAFLRELATVREQGWATDLGGHEESINCVGAPIRGADGRVVAAMSVSAPNVVVTAEELLTLLPLVRRTAEAISRDYSGTGTGSGNTPTKEARSR; encoded by the coding sequence ATGAGCCAGACCGTCGACCGCGCGCTCAGCATCCTGCCGCTGCTCGCCGAGGGCCCCGCCGACCTGGGCCAGGTCGCCGACCGCCTCGGCGTCCACAAGTCCACGGCCCTGCGCCTGCTGCGCACCCTGCACGAACACGGCCTGGTCTTCCGCCAGTCCGACCAGCGCTACCGGCTGGGCGCCCGCCTCTTCGCCCTCGCCCAGGAAGCCGTCGAGAACCTCGACGTGCGCGAGATCGCCCACCCCCACCTCGTCGAACTCAACGAGAAGGTCGGGCACACCGTCCACCTCGCGGTGTACGAGGAGAACGAGGTCCTCTACATCGACAAGGTCGAGAGCCGCTACCCGGTGCGCATGTACTCGCGCATCGGCAAGCCGGTCGCCATCACGGTCGCCGCCGTGGCGAAACTGCTCCTGGCCGACCTGTCCGAGGCCGAGCGCCGCGCGATCGCGGAGAAGCTCGACTACCCCCTGTACACGGCCCGTTCCACCCCCAACGCCCCCGCGTTCCTGCGGGAGTTGGCCACGGTGCGCGAACAGGGCTGGGCCACCGACCTCGGCGGCCACGAGGAGTCCATCAACTGCGTCGGCGCGCCCATCCGGGGCGCCGACGGACGCGTCGTCGCCGCCATGTCGGTCTCCGCACCGAACGTCGTCGTCACCGCGGAGGAACTCCTCACCCTGCTCCCGCTGGTGCGCCGCACGGCGGAAGCCATCAGCCGGGACTACTCAGGCACCGGCACCGGATCCGGTAACACCCCCACGAAGGAAGCACGTTCACGATGA
- a CDS encoding RidA family protein, which yields MTEKIALTPATHTTPPAKFSHGVKKGNILQVAGQVGFLPAEEGKAPTPAGPTLREQTLQTFANVKAILEEGGATWDDVMMMRVYLTDVDHFAEMNTIYNEYFEEQGLKAPASARTTVYVGLPAGLLIEIDALAVLS from the coding sequence ATGACCGAGAAGATCGCCCTCACCCCCGCCACGCACACCACCCCGCCCGCGAAGTTCTCCCACGGCGTCAAGAAGGGCAACATCCTTCAGGTCGCCGGCCAGGTCGGCTTCCTGCCCGCCGAGGAGGGCAAGGCCCCCACCCCGGCCGGCCCGACCCTGCGCGAGCAGACCCTCCAGACCTTCGCCAACGTCAAGGCGATCCTCGAAGAGGGCGGCGCCACCTGGGACGACGTCATGATGATGCGCGTCTACCTCACGGACGTCGACCACTTCGCCGAGATGAACACGATCTACAACGAGTACTTCGAGGAGCAGGGCCTCAAGGCCCCCGCCTCCGCCCGCACGACCGTCTACGTCGGTCTGCCGGCCGGCCTGCTCATCGAGATCGACGCGCTCGCCGTCCTGAGCTGA
- a CDS encoding gluconate:H+ symporter — protein sequence MSPFALAAPLAASAASEIPPHTGGILTIIDGTAGLLTVAFLGIVLLLFLIIKARIQPFVALLAVSIAVGLGAGLSVTELFGTVQKSDAVSTIEAGMGGTLGHVAIIIGLGTMLGAVLEVSGGAEVLASRLLNLFGEKRAPLAMGLTGLIFGIPVFFDVGIFVLAPIVYAAAKRGGKSIVLYCMPLLAGLSMTHAFLPPHPGPVAAAGLLKVDLGWVILMGIVCGIPAVLAAWGWAAWIGKRIFVPVPQDMVEAADEAKAALEAEQRAAGVTPTEKPVPLGIVFTIIGTPLVLILLATFSSIAFDPSTGRSVIEFFGHPFVALTIALLMAYYLLGIRRGWSRKSLETVSTASLKPVGNILLVVGAGGVFGAVLKASGIAQALSDTFNDVGLPVIVLAYLISLVLRVAQGSATVAIVTTAGIVAPLLSEGDYSQAFTALVIMAISAGSIFASHVNDGGFWMVSKYFGISERDTLRTWTVLESVLSVAGFAVAAVVSLFV from the coding sequence ATGTCCCCGTTCGCACTCGCCGCCCCGCTCGCGGCCTCCGCCGCCTCCGAGATCCCGCCCCACACCGGCGGCATCCTCACGATCATCGACGGCACCGCCGGTCTGCTGACCGTCGCCTTCCTCGGCATCGTGCTGCTGCTCTTCCTGATCATCAAGGCACGCATACAGCCCTTCGTGGCCCTGCTCGCGGTCTCCATAGCCGTCGGCCTGGGCGCGGGACTCTCGGTCACCGAACTCTTCGGCACCGTCCAGAAGTCCGACGCCGTCTCCACCATCGAGGCCGGCATGGGCGGCACCCTCGGGCACGTCGCGATCATCATCGGCCTCGGGACCATGCTCGGCGCGGTCCTCGAAGTGTCCGGCGGCGCCGAGGTGTTGGCGTCCCGCCTCCTGAACCTCTTCGGCGAGAAGCGCGCCCCGCTCGCGATGGGCCTGACCGGCCTGATCTTCGGCATCCCGGTCTTCTTCGACGTCGGCATCTTCGTCCTCGCGCCGATCGTGTACGCGGCCGCCAAGCGCGGCGGCAAGTCGATCGTCCTCTACTGCATGCCGCTGCTCGCGGGTCTGTCGATGACCCACGCGTTCCTGCCCCCGCACCCCGGCCCCGTCGCCGCCGCGGGCCTCCTCAAGGTCGACCTCGGCTGGGTCATCCTCATGGGCATCGTCTGCGGCATCCCGGCCGTGCTCGCCGCGTGGGGCTGGGCCGCCTGGATCGGCAAGCGGATCTTCGTCCCCGTACCGCAGGACATGGTCGAGGCCGCCGACGAGGCGAAGGCCGCGCTGGAGGCCGAGCAGCGCGCCGCGGGTGTCACCCCCACCGAGAAGCCGGTCCCGCTGGGCATCGTCTTCACCATCATCGGCACCCCGCTGGTCCTTATCCTCCTGGCGACGTTCTCCTCGATCGCCTTCGACCCGTCGACGGGCCGCTCCGTCATCGAGTTCTTCGGCCACCCCTTCGTGGCGCTGACGATCGCCCTGCTCATGGCGTACTACCTGCTCGGCATCCGCCGCGGCTGGTCGCGCAAGTCGCTGGAGACGGTGTCGACCGCGTCGCTCAAGCCGGTCGGCAACATCCTCCTGGTGGTCGGCGCCGGCGGTGTCTTCGGCGCGGTCCTCAAGGCGAGCGGCATCGCGCAGGCGCTCTCCGACACGTTCAACGACGTGGGCCTGCCCGTCATCGTCCTCGCCTACCTGATCTCGCTGGTGCTGCGCGTCGCCCAGGGCTCGGCGACCGTCGCGATCGTGACGACGGCGGGCATCGTGGCCCCGCTGCTGTCCGAGGGCGACTACTCGCAGGCCTTCACCGCCCTCGTCATCATGGCGATCTCGGCGGGCTCCATCTTCGCCTCGCACGTGAACGACGGCGGCTTCTGGATGGTGTCCAAGTACTTCGGCATCTCGGAGCGCGACACCCTGCGCACCTGGACCGTCCTCGAATCGGTCCTGTCCGTGGCCGGGTTCGCGGTGGCGGCGGTGGTCAGCCTGTTCGTCTAG
- a CDS encoding Nramp family divalent metal transporter, which yields MADTTGTSVTTEPDRPRKSSWKYIGPGIVVAATGVGAGDLVATLIAGSNFGYTLLWAAVIGCVVKISLAEAAGRWHLATGRTLFDGWASLGRWTTYFFVVYVVIWGFVYGAAAMSSSALPLQALWPDVFPADWSIKPWAILCGIVGLVFVWFNKYAVFEKVMTVLVGVMFLVTVYLAIRVTPNLGDAFAGLLPVLPDEKDSILNTLGLIGGVGGTITLAAYGYWINAKGWTEASWMKVMRLDNRVAYLTTGVFVVAMLFVGAELLHASHTSIAAGDQGLVDLSAILADEYGTATAKLFLVGFFATSFTSLIGVWHGVSLMFADFVERYRGAKVSGEDIARGEREKGWPFRAYLLWLTFPPIVLLFQGQPFRLVILYGVLGAAFMPFLALTLVWLLNSTRTPASWRNGWLSNAMLTVAGLLFVVLCVKQIWDQPWSEFF from the coding sequence ATGGCGGACACCACGGGCACCTCAGTAACCACCGAACCCGACCGACCCCGCAAGTCCAGCTGGAAGTACATCGGCCCCGGCATCGTCGTCGCGGCGACGGGCGTCGGCGCCGGTGACCTCGTCGCGACGCTCATCGCCGGCAGCAACTTCGGCTACACGCTCCTGTGGGCCGCGGTCATCGGCTGCGTCGTGAAGATCAGCCTGGCGGAGGCGGCGGGCCGCTGGCACCTGGCCACCGGCCGCACCCTCTTCGACGGCTGGGCGAGCCTCGGCCGCTGGACGACGTACTTCTTCGTCGTCTACGTGGTGATCTGGGGCTTCGTCTACGGCGCGGCCGCGATGTCGTCCAGCGCGCTGCCGCTGCAAGCGCTGTGGCCCGACGTCTTCCCGGCCGACTGGTCGATCAAGCCGTGGGCGATCCTCTGCGGCATCGTCGGCCTCGTCTTCGTCTGGTTCAACAAGTACGCAGTCTTCGAGAAGGTCATGACGGTCCTGGTGGGCGTCATGTTCCTGGTCACCGTCTACCTCGCGATCCGCGTCACCCCGAACCTCGGCGACGCCTTCGCCGGCCTGCTCCCGGTGCTGCCCGACGAGAAGGACTCGATCCTCAACACGCTCGGCCTGATCGGCGGCGTCGGCGGCACCATCACCCTTGCCGCGTACGGCTATTGGATCAACGCCAAGGGCTGGACCGAGGCCTCCTGGATGAAGGTGATGCGGCTCGACAACCGGGTCGCGTACCTCACCACCGGCGTCTTCGTCGTGGCGATGCTGTTCGTCGGCGCCGAACTCCTCCACGCCTCGCACACCTCGATCGCCGCCGGTGACCAGGGACTCGTGGACCTGTCCGCGATCCTCGCGGACGAGTACGGCACGGCGACGGCCAAGCTGTTCCTGGTCGGCTTCTTCGCCACGTCCTTCACCTCGCTCATCGGCGTCTGGCACGGCGTGAGCCTGATGTTCGCCGACTTCGTCGAGCGCTACCGCGGGGCGAAGGTCTCGGGTGAGGACATCGCGCGCGGCGAGCGCGAGAAGGGCTGGCCGTTCCGGGCGTACCTGCTCTGGCTGACGTTCCCGCCGATCGTCCTGCTCTTCCAGGGCCAGCCGTTCCGCCTCGTGATCCTGTACGGGGTCCTCGGCGCGGCCTTCATGCCGTTCCTGGCGCTGACCCTGGTCTGGCTGCTCAACTCAACCCGCACACCTGCGAGTTGGCGCAACGGCTGGCTCAGCAACGCCATGCTCACCGTCGCGGGGCTGCTCTTCGTGGTCCTGTGCGTGAAGCAGATCTGGGACCAGCCCTGGTCCGAGTTCTTCTAG
- a CDS encoding PadR family transcriptional regulator, translating to MTSASQASGYDLLGTFRTTLSNVWPANQSQIYTELTKLDATELIRVAEEGARGRKTYEITDAGRTELRHWLLETTPNGYRRNDVLLRVFLLGAVEWHEARAFLRQRGEVMTERLAGLRELDAAMDWGDDPLSVYGRLTLEWGKRFAATQAEWSAWAEKEIAGAQAAAGEG from the coding sequence ATCACGAGCGCGTCCCAGGCGAGCGGTTACGACCTCCTGGGCACGTTCCGTACGACCCTCTCGAACGTCTGGCCCGCCAATCAGAGCCAGATCTACACAGAGCTGACCAAGCTCGACGCCACCGAGCTGATCCGGGTGGCGGAGGAGGGCGCGCGCGGCCGCAAGACGTACGAGATCACCGACGCGGGCCGCACCGAACTGCGCCACTGGCTCCTGGAGACGACCCCGAACGGCTACCGCCGCAACGACGTCCTGCTGCGTGTGTTCCTGCTCGGTGCCGTGGAGTGGCACGAGGCCCGCGCCTTCCTGCGGCAGCGCGGCGAGGTCATGACCGAACGCCTCGCCGGCCTGCGCGAACTGGACGCGGCGATGGACTGGGGCGACGACCCGCTCTCCGTCTACGGCCGACTGACCCTGGAGTGGGGCAAGCGGTTCGCGGCGACGCAGGCGGAGTGGAGCGCGTGGGCGGAGAAGGAGATCGCGGGGGCGCA
- a CDS encoding sugar kinase: MVTFLPATAGRLADVPSFDRGIGGAESNVACVLAAAGHRARWVSRVGADGFGDHLVEAIGAWGVDVSGVRRDPARPTGIYFRTAGDRATDAHEVAYYRAGSAASAMSAENTDLDALRSGRVLHLSGITAALSADCLALLRTLMETAPVVSFDVNHRPGLWADPADARVLLDLARRTGRAGIVFVGEDEAEEAFGVTGGPDAIRAALPEPGLLVVKRGADGAVAYDAEGNRYTEPAPRVDVVAAVGAGDAFAAGFLSATLRGLPVAARLRHGHLWAAAALTVPGDLATPPGRAHADRLTALDPAAWETLHLGPGWTVTEPLPQRPAEEVRTP; the protein is encoded by the coding sequence ATGGTCACGTTCCTGCCCGCCACCGCCGGACGCCTCGCCGACGTCCCCTCTTTCGACCGCGGCATCGGCGGCGCCGAGTCCAACGTCGCCTGCGTCCTCGCCGCCGCGGGCCACCGCGCCCGCTGGGTCAGCCGGGTCGGCGCCGACGGGTTCGGCGACCACCTGGTCGAGGCCATCGGCGCCTGGGGCGTCGACGTGTCCGGCGTGCGCCGCGACCCCGCCCGGCCCACCGGGATCTACTTCCGCACCGCGGGCGACCGGGCCACCGACGCCCACGAGGTCGCCTACTACCGCGCCGGGTCCGCCGCCTCCGCCATGTCCGCCGAGAACACCGACCTCGACGCCCTGCGCTCCGGCCGCGTCCTGCACCTGTCCGGCATCACCGCCGCCCTCTCCGCCGACTGCCTCGCCCTCCTGCGGACGCTGATGGAGACGGCCCCCGTCGTGTCCTTCGACGTCAACCACCGGCCCGGCCTGTGGGCGGACCCCGCCGACGCCCGCGTCCTGCTCGACCTCGCCCGCCGCACCGGCCGAGCCGGGATCGTCTTCGTCGGCGAGGACGAGGCCGAGGAGGCGTTCGGCGTCACCGGCGGCCCCGACGCGATCCGCGCCGCGCTGCCCGAACCCGGACTGCTCGTCGTCAAGCGGGGCGCCGACGGCGCCGTCGCCTACGACGCCGAGGGGAACCGCTACACCGAGCCCGCCCCGCGCGTGGACGTCGTCGCCGCCGTCGGCGCCGGGGACGCCTTCGCCGCCGGGTTCCTCTCCGCCACCCTGCGCGGACTGCCCGTCGCCGCCCGCCTGCGCCACGGCCACCTGTGGGCCGCCGCCGCCCTCACCGTCCCCGGCGACCTCGCCACGCCCCCGGGCCGCGCCCACGCCGACCGGCTGACCGCCCTCGACCCCGCCGCGTGGGAGACACTGCACCTCGGCCCCGGGTGGACTGTCACCGAACCCCTCCCGCAGCGGCCCGCCGAGGAGGTACGTACGCCATGA